One part of the Natrinema salinisoli genome encodes these proteins:
- a CDS encoding helix-turn-helix domain-containing protein yields MAATPEVTEATLTARQREAVDAALSLGYYSIPRDASYEDVAEAIDYASSTVAEHLRKAEGKLVRSAFGGYSR; encoded by the coding sequence CGAGGTCACCGAAGCGACGCTCACTGCACGTCAGCGCGAGGCCGTCGACGCAGCGCTGTCGCTCGGCTATTACAGTATCCCTCGCGACGCGAGCTACGAGGACGTCGCCGAAGCGATAGACTATGCATCGAGTACCGTTGCCGAACACCTGCGGAAGGCAGAGGGAAAACTCGTCCGGTCCGCGTTTGGCGGCTACAGCCGGTAA
- a CDS encoding class I SAM-dependent methyltransferase — protein sequence MSVEEIRESYAECASWIDRFDWLERRLTGRYRQRLFGDVEGRVLDVACGTGTNFPYLSSTVDLVGIDISPEMLAKARDRIEDLEVDGTVEEMNAQALEFPDDSFDTVISSLSTCTFPDPVAALEEMDRVCKPGGQILLFEHGRSDVGPVARFQDWSADAQYASAGCRWNQEPLELVLSVGLPVRAASTHFLGIITLIEARPSQESLVDAVRAHLPSTR from the coding sequence ATGTCAGTTGAAGAGATCCGAGAGTCGTACGCGGAGTGTGCTTCCTGGATCGACCGATTTGACTGGCTCGAACGCCGTCTAACTGGCCGCTATCGACAGCGGCTGTTCGGTGATGTCGAGGGACGAGTGCTCGATGTTGCCTGCGGGACCGGGACGAATTTCCCGTATCTATCCTCCACCGTCGACCTCGTCGGGATCGATATCAGTCCGGAGATGTTGGCGAAGGCGCGAGACCGGATCGAGGACCTCGAGGTCGATGGAACGGTCGAGGAGATGAACGCACAAGCGCTCGAATTCCCCGACGACAGTTTTGATACCGTGATTTCGTCGCTGTCCACCTGCACGTTTCCGGATCCGGTGGCAGCACTCGAGGAGATGGATCGAGTGTGTAAACCTGGTGGGCAGATCTTACTGTTCGAGCACGGACGGAGTGACGTCGGGCCGGTGGCGCGGTTTCAGGATTGGTCTGCGGATGCACAGTACGCCTCGGCTGGCTGTCGATGGAATCAGGAGCCGTTGGAGCTCGTGTTGAGCGTCGGATTGCCAGTTCGTGCAGCCAGTACCCACTTCTTGGGGATCATCACGCTCATCGAGGCCCGGCCGTCACAGGAGTCGCTGGTTGATGCTGTCCGCGCTCATCTACCCAGTACTCGGTAG